DNA sequence from the Arthrobacter sp. V1I9 genome:
CCCACCGGCCGGGTCGACAAGAGTGCCGTCCAGGTCAAAGATCACGGGCACTGTTGTTTGAGTCACCGGGTTAGTTTCTCACGACAGCACACGTGCCTGAAACTCGCATACGCGTAGCGGAATACGTCGGAGTGCTTTGGTCCCTCTACGGCAGGATTTCGGCCAGGAAGGCAGCAGTGTGGCTGGTGGTGGACTTGGCGAGCTGTTCGGGCGTGCCGGCAGCGACGATCTGGCCGCCTCCCGAACCGCCGTCGGGACCCAGGTCCACAATCCAGTCGGCACTTTTGATGACGTCGAGGTTGTGTTCGATGGTGATGACGGTATTGCCCTTGTCCACCAGCCCCTGCAGGACCATCAACAGCTTGCGGATGTCCTCGAAGTGGAGGCCCGTGGTGGGCTCATCAAGGACATACACGCTGCGGCCATTGGACCGCTTCTGCAGTTCCGCGGCAAGCTTGACGCGTTGGGCCTCGCCGCCGGACAGCGTAGTGGCAGGCTGGCCAAGGCGGACATAGCCAAGGCCCACGTCCACCAGGGTGTTCAGGTGGCGCGCAATCGGAGAGAAGGCGGCGAAGAACTCTGCGCCCTCCTCAATGGGCATGTTGAGCACGTCCGCGATGGTCTTGCCCTTGTAGTGCACTTCCAGGGTTTCGCGGTTGTACCGGGCACCGTGGCACACCTCGCACGGAACATAGACGTCCGGCAGGAAGTTCATTTCGATCTTCAGCGTTCCGTCGCCGGAGCACGCCTCGCAGCGCCCGCCCTTAACGTTGAAGGAGAACCGGCCCGGCAGGTAACCGCGGACCTTCGCTTCGGTGGTCTCGGCGAACAGCTTGCGGATGTTGTCAAAGACGCCCGTATACGTGGCCGGGTTGGAACGCGGCGTGCGGCCGATGGGGCTCTGGTCAACGTGCACCACCTTGTCCAGGTGTTCCAGGCCCTGGACGGTCTTATGCCGGCCGGCCACCTGCTTGGCGCCGTTGAGCTTGTTGGCCAGGACCTTGTACAGGATCTCGTTTACCAGTGTGGACTTGCCGGAACCGCTGACGCCGGTCACGGCCGTAAAGAGGCCCAGCGGGAACGCGGCATCCACGTTGACGAGGTTGTTCTCCCGCGCGCCGACAACCTTCAGTTCACGCTTTTTGTCATACTTCCGGCGTTTCTTGGGGACGTCGATTTTCTTGCGTCCGGAGAGGTAGTCGCCGGTGAGTGAAGCGGTGTTTTCCAGCAGATCCTTGTAGGAGCCGGAGTGGACCACCTGGCCGCCGTGCTCGCCGGCGCCGGGTCCGATGTCCACCACCCAGTCCGCCACGTGGATGGTGTCCTCGTCATGCTCCACCACGATGAGTGTGTTGCCCATGTCCCGGAGCCGGGTGAGCGTATCGATCAGGCGCCGGTTGTCGCGCTGGTGCAGGCCGATGGAAGGCTCGTCCAGGACGTAGAGCACACCGACCAGGCCGGAGCCGATCTGGGTGGCCAGCCGGATTCGCTGGGCTTCGCCGCCGGACAGCGTGGCCGACGGCCGCTCGAGGTTCAGGTACTCCAGCCCGACGTCGAGCAGGAAGGTCAGGCGCGCCTGGATCTCCTTCAGCACCTGGTGTGCAATCTGCGCCTCACGGCCGGTGAGCACCAGATTGTTCAGGAAATCAGCGCAGTCGCGCATGGGCAGGGCGGCGACGTCGGCGATGGACTTGCCGTTGATCAGCACGGACAGGGAAGCCGGGTTGAGCCGGGCGCCGTTGCAGGCGGGGCAGGGAATCTGCCGCATGTACTCTTCGTAGCGGTCCCGGGCCCAATCCGAGTCCGTCTCGCCGTGCTTGCGGTGGACGTACTGGATGGCACCCTCGAACCCGGTGCTGTACTTCCGTTCCCGGCCGAACCGGTTCTTGTACTGCACCACAACCTTGTGGTCCTTGCCGTGCAGCACCGTCTGGCGGACATCGCTGCCCAGCTTCTCCCACGGGGTCTCCATGGAGAAGCCAAGTTCCTTTGCCAGGCCTTCCAGGAGCCGGTTCCAGTACTCGGTGGTGGCGGTGCCCAGGGACCACGGAGCGATGGCCCCTTCGGACAGTGACAGCTCCGTGTTGGGAACGATGAGTTCCTCATCCACCTCCAGCTTGGTGCCGATGCCGCTGCAGGCCGCGCAGGCGCCGAAGGGGTTGTTGAAGGAGAAGGACCGCGGCTCGATTTCGTCGATGGCCAGCGGGTGTTCGTTCGGGCACGCCAGGTTCTCGGAGAAAGCCCGGAGCCGGTGCGGATCATCCGCATCGAGGTCCACAAATTCGGCCAGGACCCTGCCCTCGGCCAGGCCAAGCGCGGTTTCGATGGAATCGGTCAACCGCTGGCTGATGCCTTCCTTGACCACCAGGCGGTCCACCACAACTTCAATGGTGTGCTTAAACTGCTTGCCCAGCTTCGGCGGGTCGCTCAGCTGGACGAGGTTGCCGTCCACGCGTGCACGGGAATAGCCCTTGGCGGTCAGCTCCTTGAAAAGGTCAACAAACTCCCCCTTCCGGCCGCGGACCACGGGAGCCAGGACCTGGAAACGTGTTCCCTCGTCCAACTCAAGCAGCTGGTCAACAATCTGCTGGGGCGTCTGCTTGGCTACGGGCTCGCCGCACACCGGGCAGTGCGGCCGGCCCACGCGCGCCCAGAGCAAACGCATGTAGTCGTAGATTTCGGTGATGGTTCCCACGGTGGAGCGGGGGTTCTTGCTGGTGGACTTCTGGTCGATGGAGACGGCTGGGGAGAGCCCCTCGATGAAGTCGACGTCGGGCTTGTCCACCTGGCCGAGGAACTGCCGTGCGTAGGCGGAGAGCGATTCGACGTAGCGGCGCTGGCCTTCGGCGAAGATGGTGTCGAACGCGAGGGATGACTTGCCGGAGCCGGACAACCCGGTGAA
Encoded proteins:
- the uvrA gene encoding excinuclease ABC subunit UvrA, translating into MPKAVAEESAIQSVEVTVAPSTPPKRPDLSRLVVKGAREHNLRNVDLDLPRDAMIVFTGLSGSGKSSLAFDTIFAEGQRRYVESLSAYARQFLGQVDKPDVDFIEGLSPAVSIDQKSTSKNPRSTVGTITEIYDYMRLLWARVGRPHCPVCGEPVAKQTPQQIVDQLLELDEGTRFQVLAPVVRGRKGEFVDLFKELTAKGYSRARVDGNLVQLSDPPKLGKQFKHTIEVVVDRLVVKEGISQRLTDSIETALGLAEGRVLAEFVDLDADDPHRLRAFSENLACPNEHPLAIDEIEPRSFSFNNPFGACAACSGIGTKLEVDEELIVPNTELSLSEGAIAPWSLGTATTEYWNRLLEGLAKELGFSMETPWEKLGSDVRQTVLHGKDHKVVVQYKNRFGRERKYSTGFEGAIQYVHRKHGETDSDWARDRYEEYMRQIPCPACNGARLNPASLSVLINGKSIADVAALPMRDCADFLNNLVLTGREAQIAHQVLKEIQARLTFLLDVGLEYLNLERPSATLSGGEAQRIRLATQIGSGLVGVLYVLDEPSIGLHQRDNRRLIDTLTRLRDMGNTLIVVEHDEDTIHVADWVVDIGPGAGEHGGQVVHSGSYKDLLENTASLTGDYLSGRKKIDVPKKRRKYDKKRELKVVGARENNLVNVDAAFPLGLFTAVTGVSGSGKSTLVNEILYKVLANKLNGAKQVAGRHKTVQGLEHLDKVVHVDQSPIGRTPRSNPATYTGVFDNIRKLFAETTEAKVRGYLPGRFSFNVKGGRCEACSGDGTLKIEMNFLPDVYVPCEVCHGARYNRETLEVHYKGKTIADVLNMPIEEGAEFFAAFSPIARHLNTLVDVGLGYVRLGQPATTLSGGEAQRVKLAAELQKRSNGRSVYVLDEPTTGLHFEDIRKLLMVLQGLVDKGNTVITIEHNLDVIKSADWIVDLGPDGGSGGGQIVAAGTPEQLAKSTTSHTAAFLAEILP